A single window of Castor canadensis chromosome 3, mCasCan1.hap1v2, whole genome shotgun sequence DNA harbors:
- the LOC109688395 gene encoding peroxisomal succinyl-coenzyme A thioesterase-like isoform X2 yields the protein MAATLTVEPAGRCCWDEPVRIAVRGLAPEQPVTLRASLRDEKGARFRAHARYRADAAGHLDLARAPALGGSFAGLEPMGLLWALEPDRPFWRLVKRDVQTPFVVELEVLDGHEPDGGRLLARAEHERHFMSPGVRRVPVRAGRVRATLFLPPETSEMSVHKTSRVDATLHPASFYVNCMSAPPAEHCESTPSKT from the exons ATGGCCGCCACGCTGACTGTGGAGCCCGCGGGCCGCTGCTGCTGGGACGAGCCCGTGCGCATCGCCGTGCGCGGCCTGGCCCCCGAGCAGCCCGTCACGCTGCGCGCGTCCCTGCGCGACGAGAAGGGCGCGCGCTTCCGGGCCCACGCGCGCTACCGCGCAGACGCCGCCGGCCACCTCGACCTGGCGCGCGCGCCCGCGCTGGGCGGCAGCTTCGCGGGGCTCGAGCCCATGGGGCTCCTCTGGGCCCTGGAGCCCGACAGGCCGTTCTGGCGCCTGGTCAAGCGGGACGTGCAGACGCCCTTCGTCGTGGAGCTGGAGGTGCTGGACGGCCACGAGCCCGACGGCGGGCGGCTGCTGGCCCGGGCGGAGCACGAGCGCCACTTCATGTCGCCAGGGGTGCGGCGGGTGCCGGTGCGCGCGGGCCGGGTGCGGGCCACGCTCTTCCTGCCGCCAG AGACATCTGAAATGTCAGTACACAAAACCTCAAGGGTCGATGCAACACTACATCCAGCTTCATTTTACGTTAATTGTATGTCTGCTCCTCCAGCAGAACATTGTGAATCAACACCGTCTAAAACTTGA
- the LOC109688395 gene encoding peroxisomal succinyl-coenzyme A thioesterase-like isoform X3 produces the protein MAATLTVEPAGRCCWDEPVRIAVRGLAPEQPVTLRASLRDEKGARFRAHARYRADAAGHLDLARAPALGGSFAGLEPMGLLWALEPDRPFWRLVKRDVQTPFVVELEVLDGHEPDGGRLLARAEHERHFMSPGVRRVPVRAGRVRATLFLPPETSEMSVHKTSRVDATLHPASFYVN, from the exons ATGGCCGCCACGCTGACTGTGGAGCCCGCGGGCCGCTGCTGCTGGGACGAGCCCGTGCGCATCGCCGTGCGCGGCCTGGCCCCCGAGCAGCCCGTCACGCTGCGCGCGTCCCTGCGCGACGAGAAGGGCGCGCGCTTCCGGGCCCACGCGCGCTACCGCGCAGACGCCGCCGGCCACCTCGACCTGGCGCGCGCGCCCGCGCTGGGCGGCAGCTTCGCGGGGCTCGAGCCCATGGGGCTCCTCTGGGCCCTGGAGCCCGACAGGCCGTTCTGGCGCCTGGTCAAGCGGGACGTGCAGACGCCCTTCGTCGTGGAGCTGGAGGTGCTGGACGGCCACGAGCCCGACGGCGGGCGGCTGCTGGCCCGGGCGGAGCACGAGCGCCACTTCATGTCGCCAGGGGTGCGGCGGGTGCCGGTGCGCGCGGGCCGGGTGCGGGCCACGCTCTTCCTGCCGCCAG AGACATCTGAAATGTCAGTACACAAAACCTCAAGGGTCGATGCAACACTACATCCAGCTTCATTTTACGTTAATT GA
- the LOC109688395 gene encoding peroxisomal succinyl-coenzyme A thioesterase-like isoform X4 → MAATLTVEPAGRCCWDEPVRIAVRGLAPEQPVTLRASLRDEKGARFRAHARYRADAAGHLDLARAPALGGSFAGLEPMGLLWALEPDRPFWRLVKRDVQTPFVVELEVLDGHEPDGGRLLARAEHERHFMSPGVRRVPVRAGRVRATLFLPPGKEPRHRTSGHFSWS, encoded by the exons ATGGCCGCCACGCTGACTGTGGAGCCCGCGGGCCGCTGCTGCTGGGACGAGCCCGTGCGCATCGCCGTGCGCGGCCTGGCCCCCGAGCAGCCCGTCACGCTGCGCGCGTCCCTGCGCGACGAGAAGGGCGCGCGCTTCCGGGCCCACGCGCGCTACCGCGCAGACGCCGCCGGCCACCTCGACCTGGCGCGCGCGCCCGCGCTGGGCGGCAGCTTCGCGGGGCTCGAGCCCATGGGGCTCCTCTGGGCCCTGGAGCCCGACAGGCCGTTCTGGCGCCTGGTCAAGCGGGACGTGCAGACGCCCTTCGTCGTGGAGCTGGAGGTGCTGGACGGCCACGAGCCCGACGGCGGGCGGCTGCTGGCCCGGGCGGAGCACGAGCGCCACTTCATGTCGCCAGGGGTGCGGCGGGTGCCGGTGCGCGCGGGCCGGGTGCGGGCCACGCTCTTCCTGCCGCCAG gTAAAGAGCCCAGACATCGGACTTCTGGGCATTTCTCTTGGAGCTGA
- the LOC109688395 gene encoding peroxisomal succinyl-coenzyme A thioesterase-like isoform X1, with protein sequence MAATLTVEPAGRCCWDEPVRIAVRGLAPEQPVTLRASLRDEKGARFRAHARYRADAAGHLDLARAPALGGSFAGLEPMGLLWALEPDRPFWRLVKRDVQTPFVVELEVLDGHEPDGGRLLARAEHERHFMSPGVRRVPVRAGRVRATLFLPPGPGPFPGIIDIYGVGGGLLEYRASLLAGHGFATMALAYYDFEDLPKDYNTVELDYFEEAMCYLLQHPQVKSPDIGLLGISLGADICLSMASFLKNFSATVSINGSGFSGNRDIHYKQTKIPQLGHDLRRIKVTFSGILDIVDIRNDIVGGCKHPSMIPVEKAQGPILFIVGQDDHNWRSEVYAQIASERLQVHGREKPQIISYPGTGHYIEPPYFPMCPASLHRLVNKAVVWGGELRAHCKAQIDAWQQILSFFHKHLEGTQKSTSPKL encoded by the exons ATGGCCGCCACGCTGACTGTGGAGCCCGCGGGCCGCTGCTGCTGGGACGAGCCCGTGCGCATCGCCGTGCGCGGCCTGGCCCCCGAGCAGCCCGTCACGCTGCGCGCGTCCCTGCGCGACGAGAAGGGCGCGCGCTTCCGGGCCCACGCGCGCTACCGCGCAGACGCCGCCGGCCACCTCGACCTGGCGCGCGCGCCCGCGCTGGGCGGCAGCTTCGCGGGGCTCGAGCCCATGGGGCTCCTCTGGGCCCTGGAGCCCGACAGGCCGTTCTGGCGCCTGGTCAAGCGGGACGTGCAGACGCCCTTCGTCGTGGAGCTGGAGGTGCTGGACGGCCACGAGCCCGACGGCGGGCGGCTGCTGGCCCGGGCGGAGCACGAGCGCCACTTCATGTCGCCAGGGGTGCGGCGGGTGCCGGTGCGCGCGGGCCGGGTGCGGGCCACGCTCTTCCTGCCGCCAG GACCAGGACCCTTCCCAGGGATCATTGACATCTATGGTGTTGGAGGGGGCCTGTTGGAATATCGAGCTAGCCTTTTGGCTGGCCATGGCTTTGCCACGATGGCTCTAGCCTATTATGACTTTGAAGATCTCCCCAAGGATTACAACACTGTAGAGCTGGACTACTTTGAAGAAGCCATGTGCTACCTGCTTCAACATCCCCAG gTAAAGAGCCCAGACATCGGACTTCTGGGCATTTCTCTTGGAGCTGATATTTGTCTCTCAATGGCCTCATTCTTGAAGAATTTCTCAGCCACAGTTTCCATCAATGGCTCTGGGTTCAGTGGAAACAGAGACATACACTATAAGCAGACTAAGATCCCACAGTTGGGCCATGACCTGaggagaatcaaggtcactttctcAGGCATTCTGGACATTGTGGATATACGCAATGATATTGTAGGAGGGTGTAAGCACCCCAGTATGATTCCAGTAGAGAAGGCCCAGGGGCCCATCCTCTTCATTGTTGGTCAGGACGACCATAACTGGAGGAGTGAAGTGTATGCCCAAATAGCTTCTGAAAGGCTACAGGTGCATGGAAGGGAAAAACCCCAGATCATCTCTTACCCTGGAACTGGGCATTACATTGAACCTCCTTACTTCCCCATGTGCCCAGCCTCCCTGCACAGATTAGTAAACAAAGCTGTGGTCTGGGGTGGGGAGCTCAGGGCTCACTGTAAGGCCCAGATAGATGCATGGCAGCAAATTCTGTCCTTCTTTCACAAACACCTGGAGGGTACCCAGAAGAGTACTTCCCCCAAATTGTAA